From Alteromonas australica, one genomic window encodes:
- a CDS encoding MHYT domain-containing protein, which translates to MIFNYFDVGPEVTLLSGHYDYALVGLSLFVAIFAAFMAFNVATQASETTDRIRRYSLLCAGSIALGGGIWAMHFLGMLAFELCTPVNYDVTITSLSAIPAIAAAWVALRLLTQSHITFLQILYGGVLVGAGIGTMHYSGMAAMELAPLLRYDLGLFALSIVVAVILAMISLAIKFGVSKNKNNSRNFSGVLLASVVMGLAIAGMHYTGMAAARFVLPPGMELSTQSASISVYLALSVAMVTVTLIAIVLGLTLLFKYKDVTLRAIASERVQRAITDTAVDAILTLNDKGLVQTANPAVESLLGYTPEELIGRPAELLIPEDRKHIYNDDFFAQRSVPMQQIIGTSREAKVVHKSGEHIPVQIGIGYTKIDNKAIFVGFLSDLRKRKEIENALRESETKFRSFISNIPGIAYRCLNENGWPMLFISDAVADITGYSAQDFLLPSPMMSFNELYHPDDLDKVAGGNEEDGEFSLEYRIITKQGDVRWVIEHGVHVKDEQGKVLHIDGFISDITARKEMEEELRVAKENAEQAAAARTTFLANMSHEIRTPMNAIIGFSDLMLAEDMPVEQHGHLTTINRSARSLLHLLNDILDSAKLDKGKLELEYRDFVLREEVDTVVSTFWLEAKRKNISLQVTVDDDVSEAYSGVPERLRQVLNNLIGNAVKFTAKGAVELNVKTDTEFVYFSVKDSGIGMSKEQVQRVFEAFSQADASMSRKYGGTGLGTTISKQLVELMGGTICAESELGEGSKFTFRLPLTPATAPKAEVEGKPLPLPAMHMLIVDDIAQNIDLLSLLLTRSGHQVTIARDGQEALSKMQDDSIDIVLMDLQMPILDGLEAAKRRREYERDNKLSPLPIVALTASVLVQDRHAATEAGMEGFANKPIDYPVLTREIARVMGLKENELAASPIEAPAQKPKKTSRSTVKVVDMDKALQLWTDKDIYLREVNRFITSSEEKIKAIITAIIEGNVDDTSMLAHGMKGVAGNLSMTTLFSICRDIEQSAKSKELDIGLVEPLRHAFADLKAWVVTQEADKTQDTNAQINTNELVSHLKQLSDSVKQNMLDEEELSTLAAMTVGSYKEEVSAILLDIDEFEFENAEVRIQALINLIDKS; encoded by the coding sequence ATGATATTTAACTATTTTGATGTTGGGCCTGAAGTTACACTCTTAAGCGGGCATTACGATTACGCCTTAGTAGGGCTGTCCTTGTTCGTTGCTATTTTTGCTGCTTTCATGGCGTTTAATGTCGCCACCCAAGCCTCTGAAACCACAGATCGCATTCGACGATATTCGCTGTTGTGCGCTGGGAGTATTGCTTTAGGCGGCGGCATTTGGGCCATGCACTTTCTTGGCATGCTGGCGTTCGAGCTTTGTACGCCGGTGAACTACGATGTCACCATTACCTCTCTCTCTGCGATCCCTGCTATTGCTGCAGCATGGGTGGCGCTGCGCTTATTAACTCAATCGCATATTACCTTTTTACAAATTCTTTATGGTGGCGTATTGGTCGGTGCTGGTATCGGTACCATGCATTACAGTGGCATGGCGGCGATGGAACTTGCACCTTTATTAAGGTACGACCTTGGTTTATTTGCCCTGTCCATTGTGGTTGCTGTTATTTTGGCAATGATCTCTTTAGCCATAAAGTTCGGAGTAAGTAAAAACAAGAACAATAGCCGCAATTTTTCAGGTGTATTGTTAGCCTCTGTGGTAATGGGGTTAGCCATTGCAGGTATGCACTATACTGGTATGGCAGCCGCGCGGTTTGTTCTACCTCCGGGGATGGAGCTAAGCACGCAGAGCGCGAGTATATCGGTTTATTTGGCTCTCTCTGTAGCCATGGTGACTGTTACCTTAATCGCGATTGTGCTTGGTTTAACGTTATTGTTTAAATATAAAGATGTCACTTTACGGGCCATTGCAAGTGAGAGAGTGCAGCGAGCAATAACAGATACCGCAGTTGATGCCATTCTTACCCTGAATGACAAAGGCCTCGTGCAAACTGCTAATCCAGCGGTTGAGAGTTTATTAGGTTACACACCGGAAGAACTCATAGGTCGCCCCGCCGAACTGCTTATTCCTGAAGATCGCAAGCATATTTATAATGACGACTTTTTTGCACAAAGAAGTGTGCCAATGCAGCAAATTATTGGCACCAGTAGAGAAGCAAAAGTGGTTCATAAAAGCGGTGAACACATTCCGGTTCAAATAGGGATTGGTTACACGAAAATTGATAATAAAGCGATTTTTGTTGGCTTCCTGTCAGATTTGCGCAAACGCAAAGAAATAGAAAATGCCTTACGAGAAAGTGAGACAAAGTTTCGCAGTTTTATTTCGAATATTCCGGGTATTGCCTATCGGTGCTTAAATGAAAACGGTTGGCCCATGCTATTTATTAGCGATGCTGTTGCCGATATAACCGGATACAGCGCACAGGATTTCTTGTTGCCCTCACCAATGATGTCTTTTAACGAGCTCTATCATCCTGATGATCTTGATAAGGTTGCTGGTGGCAACGAAGAAGACGGCGAGTTCAGCTTAGAATACCGAATTATTACTAAACAGGGTGATGTAAGGTGGGTCATTGAGCATGGCGTTCACGTGAAAGATGAGCAGGGTAAGGTTCTGCATATAGACGGTTTTATCTCAGATATTACGGCCCGAAAAGAAATGGAAGAAGAACTTCGGGTAGCCAAAGAAAATGCAGAACAAGCGGCCGCGGCCCGCACCACCTTCTTAGCGAATATGAGCCATGAAATTCGTACTCCCATGAATGCTATCATTGGCTTTAGCGATTTAATGTTAGCGGAGGATATGCCGGTGGAGCAGCACGGGCATTTAACGACCATTAATCGCTCTGCACGCTCCCTGTTGCATCTACTCAACGACATTTTAGACAGCGCCAAGCTAGACAAAGGTAAGCTTGAACTTGAATACCGTGATTTTGTGCTAAGGGAAGAAGTGGATACGGTGGTGTCTACATTCTGGCTTGAGGCAAAGCGTAAAAACATCTCATTACAAGTGACGGTAGATGATGACGTCAGCGAAGCTTACTCGGGCGTGCCAGAGCGATTACGCCAGGTATTGAACAACCTTATCGGAAACGCAGTGAAGTTTACGGCTAAAGGGGCGGTGGAATTAAACGTTAAGACGGATACGGAGTTTGTCTATTTTAGTGTTAAGGACTCAGGAATTGGCATGTCCAAGGAGCAAGTCCAACGTGTGTTTGAAGCCTTCTCACAGGCCGATGCTTCCATGAGTAGAAAGTATGGCGGCACCGGCTTAGGTACCACTATTTCAAAGCAATTGGTTGAACTGATGGGCGGCACTATTTGCGCTGAGAGTGAATTAGGTGAGGGCAGTAAATTCACCTTTAGATTGCCGTTAACTCCCGCCACTGCGCCGAAAGCAGAAGTAGAAGGGAAACCACTACCGTTGCCCGCTATGCATATGCTTATTGTGGACGATATTGCACAAAATATTGATTTACTGTCTCTGCTCTTAACCCGATCAGGCCACCAGGTAACTATAGCCAGAGATGGGCAAGAAGCCTTGTCTAAAATGCAAGACGACAGCATTGATATTGTACTAATGGATTTACAAATGCCCATTCTCGACGGGTTAGAGGCGGCCAAACGTAGACGGGAGTACGAAAGGGATAATAAGCTTTCTCCCTTACCTATTGTCGCCCTTACTGCCAGCGTATTGGTGCAAGACCGCCATGCTGCTACAGAGGCGGGAATGGAAGGTTTTGCAAATAAGCCTATTGATTATCCTGTGCTTACCAGAGAAATTGCGCGGGTTATGGGGCTAAAAGAAAATGAGTTGGCTGCTAGCCCTATTGAAGCCCCCGCTCAGAAGCCAAAGAAAACCTCACGCTCCACCGTGAAGGTCGTCGACATGGATAAAGCGCTACAATTGTGGACAGATAAAGATATTTATCTGCGAGAGGTAAATCGGTTTATAACCTCAAGCGAAGAGAAAATAAAAGCCATTATCACCGCCATCATAGAAGGAAACGTGGATGATACCTCTATGCTAGCCCATGGCATGAAAGGGGTGGCCGGTAACTTAAGCATGACCACCTTGTTTTCCATATGCCGAGATATTGAGCAAAGCGCGAAATCAAAAGAACTCGATATCGGCTTAGTGGAACCCTTACGTCATGCTTTCGCGGATTTAAAAGCCTGGGTGGTCACTCAAGAAGCTGACAAAACACAAGATACGAATGCACAGATTAATACCAATGAGTTGGTCAGTCATCTTAAACAACTAAGTGACAGTGTTAAGCAAAATATGCTTGATGAGGAAGAACTTAGTACACTTGCAGCTATGACTGTTGGTTCGTATAAAGAAGAAGTGTCCGCTATATTATTAGATATAGATGAGTTCGAATTTGAAAACGCAGAAGTAAGAATTCAAGCGTTGATTAATTTAATAGACAAGAGTTAG
- the rpsO gene encoding 30S ribosomal protein S15 — translation MSLTKEETAKIIADYGVKEGDTGSPEVQVALLTHNINKLQGHFADHKKDHHSRRGLLRMVSQRRKLLDYLKGKNAERYLDLIKRLGLRR, via the coding sequence ATGTCACTAACTAAAGAAGAAACCGCAAAAATTATTGCTGACTACGGCGTAAAAGAAGGCGACACAGGCTCACCTGAAGTTCAAGTTGCTTTGCTAACTCACAACATCAACAAGCTTCAAGGTCACTTTGCTGATCATAAGAAAGATCACCACTCACGTCGTGGTCTTCTACGCATGGTTAGCCAGCGTCGTAAGCTTCTAGATTACCTTAAAGGCAAGAACGCTGAGCGTTATCTTGACCTTATCAAGCGTCTAGGCCTACGTCGATAA
- the truB gene encoding tRNA pseudouridine(55) synthase TruB, whose translation MARRRKGRSINGIVLLDKPLGGSSNQLLQKVRWLYKAQKAGHTGALDPLASGMLPLCLGEATKFSQFLLDAEKTYEVTAKLGVRTTTSDADGEVVEEKPVEVNEAQVNAACLAFLGKSKQIPSMFSALKHQGKPLYFYARQGIVIEREPRDIEVYELEVTRLALPYVDMRIKCSKGTYIRSIVDDLGQNLGCGAYVTRLHRTEVADYPTDKMVSLDTLIETQEALSEGEFEALDAYLIPMDTAVSRLPYILINDAERARFDNGQSVIGTSVTPLVQGKSYRVYHGEDTQGLFLGVGEAVLDPKDQGVAKNALYVNPKRRVVYGDEG comes from the coding sequence ATGGCGAGAAGACGCAAAGGCCGCAGTATTAATGGCATTGTACTTTTAGATAAGCCACTCGGTGGTTCATCAAATCAACTATTGCAGAAAGTACGATGGTTGTATAAAGCGCAAAAGGCTGGGCATACCGGGGCACTAGATCCATTGGCAAGCGGTATGCTTCCGCTTTGTTTAGGTGAAGCTACGAAATTTTCTCAGTTTTTGTTAGATGCTGAAAAAACCTATGAAGTCACTGCTAAGTTAGGGGTAAGAACCACCACCTCTGACGCAGACGGTGAGGTGGTTGAAGAAAAGCCCGTTGAGGTGAATGAGGCGCAAGTCAACGCGGCGTGTTTGGCCTTTCTCGGTAAGAGTAAGCAAATCCCGTCTATGTTTTCTGCGCTAAAGCATCAGGGGAAGCCGCTGTATTTCTATGCACGTCAAGGTATTGTTATCGAGCGTGAACCCAGAGATATAGAAGTGTATGAGTTAGAGGTCACGCGCCTTGCCTTGCCTTATGTCGATATGCGTATTAAGTGTAGTAAAGGGACTTATATCCGTTCCATCGTTGACGACTTAGGGCAGAACTTAGGCTGTGGCGCCTATGTCACCCGATTACATCGTACAGAAGTGGCCGATTATCCTACGGATAAAATGGTGTCATTAGACACACTGATAGAGACGCAAGAAGCGTTATCTGAGGGAGAGTTTGAAGCCCTTGATGCCTATCTAATTCCCATGGATACGGCCGTGAGTCGGTTGCCATATATCCTCATTAACGATGCTGAACGCGCTCGATTCGATAACGGCCAAAGTGTCATAGGAACTTCCGTTACCCCTCTTGTTCAAGGGAAGTCTTACCGTGTTTATCACGGTGAAGATACACAAGGGCTTTTTTTGGGCGTGGGGGAGGCGGTATTAGACCCTAAAGACCAAGGCGTGGCGAAAAACGCGCTGTACGTCAACCCTAAACGACGCGTGGTTTATGGCGACGAAGGTTAG
- the infB gene encoding translation initiation factor IF-2, giving the protein MADVSIEKLASDIGTTVDRLVGQFKDAGITKNAGDQVNEDEKKKLLDHLSKQHGSASEPKRMTLQRKTTSTLSVGKSKEVKVEVRKKRTYVKRTDVEEQQRLAEEEAKRAEEERLQREAEEKAAAEAKKAAEEKARQAEAAKKAADEERARRAEQAKKEAEARKQDEPELTEAEKAEAEAARQEEERLRKAQEEEAQKKLEEEAKKAADEARKLAEENERRWKEEEERRKKAEAEEVHLHSNRYAQEAEDEQDMQVERSSRRRRKSKKHAGEHLKQGFNKPAQPVERVVKLGETITVGELASKLAIKSNEVIKTMMKMGEMATINQVLDQDTAVLVVEEMGHKFELVNDNALEDELLAEGSGGEKAGRAPVVTIMGHVDHGKTSLLDYIRRAKVADGEAGGITQHIGAYKVETDNGEITFLDTPGHAAFTAMRARGATATDIVILVVAADDGVMPQTKEAVQHARAAGVPLIVAVNKMDKETADPDRVKTELSQLEVISEEWGGEHQFCNVSAKTGMGVDELLEAIVLQAELLDLQAVADGPGRGIVIESRLDKGRGPVASVLVQEGQLRSGDILLCGEEYGRVRAMRDENGKEMKVAGPSTPVEVLGLSGVPVAGEDAAVVKDERKAREVAAKRHQKKRELKLARQQKAKLENMFANMESGDVSELNIVLKADVQGSVEAIAESLVKLSTDEVKVNIVGSGVGGITETDATLAAASGAIVLGFNVRADASARRVLEAEEIDLRYYSVIYSLIDEVKAAMSGMLAPEFKQEIIGLAEVRDVFKSPKLGAIAGCMVTEGVVKRSNPIRVLRENVVIYEGELESLRRFKDDVQDVRNGMECGIGVKNYNDVKVGDQIEVFEVVEVKREI; this is encoded by the coding sequence ATGGCAGATGTATCTATTGAAAAGCTCGCCAGCGACATTGGTACGACCGTTGACCGATTGGTTGGCCAGTTTAAAGACGCGGGTATTACAAAGAATGCCGGCGATCAGGTAAATGAAGATGAGAAAAAGAAACTGTTGGATCATTTAAGTAAGCAACACGGTAGCGCGTCCGAACCAAAGCGCATGACACTTCAACGTAAGACAACCAGCACGTTAAGTGTAGGTAAGTCGAAAGAAGTGAAAGTAGAAGTACGTAAAAAGCGTACTTATGTGAAGCGTACTGATGTTGAAGAACAACAGCGTCTAGCGGAAGAAGAAGCAAAACGCGCTGAAGAAGAGCGTTTACAGCGTGAAGCCGAAGAAAAAGCGGCTGCTGAAGCGAAGAAAGCCGCTGAAGAAAAAGCACGTCAAGCAGAAGCAGCGAAAAAAGCAGCGGATGAAGAACGTGCTCGCCGAGCAGAACAAGCAAAGAAAGAAGCTGAAGCCCGTAAACAAGACGAGCCTGAACTCACTGAAGCAGAAAAAGCGGAAGCAGAGGCAGCACGTCAGGAAGAAGAGCGTCTTCGCAAAGCGCAAGAAGAAGAAGCGCAGAAGAAACTAGAAGAAGAAGCGAAAAAGGCTGCTGACGAAGCGCGCAAACTTGCTGAAGAAAACGAACGTCGCTGGAAAGAAGAAGAAGAGCGTCGTAAGAAAGCTGAAGCCGAAGAAGTGCACTTGCACTCTAACCGTTATGCGCAAGAAGCAGAAGACGAGCAAGACATGCAAGTGGAGCGTTCTTCACGTCGCCGTCGTAAATCTAAAAAGCATGCGGGTGAGCATCTTAAACAAGGCTTTAACAAGCCTGCACAGCCTGTAGAGCGTGTGGTTAAGTTAGGCGAAACCATTACTGTTGGCGAACTGGCCAGCAAGTTGGCAATTAAGTCTAACGAAGTTATCAAGACCATGATGAAAATGGGCGAAATGGCCACTATCAATCAGGTTCTTGACCAAGATACCGCGGTACTTGTTGTTGAAGAAATGGGCCATAAATTTGAACTGGTCAATGACAACGCGCTAGAAGATGAATTATTAGCGGAAGGGTCTGGTGGTGAAAAAGCAGGTCGCGCACCTGTGGTGACTATCATGGGTCACGTCGACCACGGTAAAACGTCACTTCTTGACTACATTCGTCGCGCTAAAGTTGCCGATGGTGAAGCCGGTGGTATTACCCAGCATATCGGTGCTTATAAAGTTGAAACTGATAATGGTGAAATTACCTTCTTAGACACACCTGGACACGCTGCATTTACAGCAATGCGTGCTCGTGGCGCAACGGCAACAGATATTGTTATCTTGGTCGTCGCTGCAGACGACGGTGTGATGCCGCAAACAAAAGAAGCGGTACAACATGCTCGTGCAGCTGGCGTACCTCTTATTGTTGCGGTTAACAAGATGGATAAAGAAACTGCTGACCCAGACCGCGTTAAAACAGAACTATCTCAGTTAGAGGTTATTTCTGAAGAGTGGGGCGGTGAGCATCAATTCTGTAACGTATCTGCAAAAACAGGTATGGGTGTCGATGAGCTTCTTGAAGCCATTGTACTTCAAGCAGAACTACTTGATTTACAAGCTGTTGCTGATGGTCCAGGCCGCGGCATCGTGATTGAATCTCGCCTTGATAAAGGCCGTGGTCCAGTGGCGTCTGTGCTTGTTCAAGAAGGTCAACTACGTTCTGGCGACATTCTATTGTGTGGCGAAGAATATGGCCGCGTACGTGCTATGCGCGATGAAAACGGCAAAGAAATGAAAGTCGCGGGTCCTTCTACACCTGTAGAAGTATTAGGCCTTTCAGGTGTTCCTGTTGCCGGTGAAGATGCGGCCGTTGTTAAAGACGAACGCAAAGCCCGTGAAGTTGCGGCTAAACGCCACCAGAAGAAGCGTGAATTGAAACTGGCGCGTCAGCAAAAAGCGAAGCTTGAAAACATGTTTGCTAACATGGAATCAGGTGACGTGAGCGAATTGAACATTGTACTTAAAGCTGATGTACAAGGTTCCGTTGAAGCTATTGCCGAGTCGTTAGTCAAACTTTCTACTGATGAAGTGAAAGTGAACATCGTAGGTAGTGGTGTAGGCGGTATCACTGAAACAGATGCCACCCTTGCAGCGGCTTCTGGCGCCATCGTGCTTGGCTTCAACGTTCGTGCTGATGCTTCTGCCCGTCGAGTACTAGAAGCTGAAGAAATTGACTTACGCTACTACAGTGTTATCTACAGCCTGATAGACGAAGTAAAAGCGGCGATGAGTGGTATGCTTGCGCCAGAATTTAAGCAAGAAATCATAGGTCTTGCAGAAGTTCGTGACGTATTTAAGTCACCTAAACTGGGCGCTATCGCCGGTTGTATGGTCACTGAAGGCGTGGTTAAGCGCAGCAACCCAATCCGTGTACTGCGTGAAAACGTGGTTATCTACGAAGGTGAGCTAGAATCACTACGTCGCTTTAAAGACGACGTTCAAGATGTCCGTAATGGCATGGAATGTGGTATCGGCGTTAAGAACTATAACGACGTAAAAGTAGGAGACCAAATTGAGGTCTTCGAAGTCGTCGAAGTCAAAAGAGAAATCTAA
- the nusA gene encoding transcription termination factor NusA, giving the protein MNKEILLVAEAVSNEKQVPREKIFEALEFAIASATKKKNEGEIEVRVSIDRTSGDFDTFRRWMVIPDDQEQENPFAEITISAAQIDEPDIQLGDYVEEQIESIKFDRITTQTAKQVIVQKVREAERAQMIAEYEDKVGELVTGTVKKVNRDNIIIDLGNNAEGVIYRDDMLPRETFRPGDRVRGLLYVIRPEARGAQLFVSRTHPDMLVELFRLEVPEIAEETLEIKSAARDPGSRAKIAVKTNDKRLDPVGACVGMRGSRVQAVSGELGGERVDIVLWDENAAQFVINAMAPAEVASIVVDEDSHTMDVAVEADNLAQAIGRSGQNVRLASQLTGWELNVMTVDDLNKKHEEENAKVLNLFTTGLDIDEDFASVLVDEGFTTLEEVAYVPASELLAVDGLDEDTVEELRNRARAFLTTRALATEESLEGAEPTEALLGLEGMSKHVAYVLASRGITDLEELAEQGTDEISDIDELDEEKAGKLIMAARNIVWFNEE; this is encoded by the coding sequence ATGAATAAAGAAATTTTGTTAGTGGCAGAAGCCGTTTCAAATGAAAAACAAGTGCCTAGAGAAAAGATTTTTGAAGCGCTGGAATTTGCTATTGCCAGTGCGACCAAAAAGAAAAACGAAGGCGAAATTGAAGTTCGTGTAAGTATCGACAGAACATCAGGTGATTTTGACACCTTCCGTCGTTGGATGGTTATTCCTGACGACCAAGAACAAGAGAATCCGTTTGCAGAAATTACAATATCTGCAGCACAAATTGATGAGCCTGATATTCAATTAGGCGATTATGTGGAAGAACAGATTGAATCTATTAAATTCGACCGCATAACTACGCAGACTGCGAAGCAAGTTATCGTGCAAAAAGTACGTGAAGCTGAGCGTGCGCAAATGATTGCTGAGTACGAAGATAAAGTTGGTGAACTTGTAACTGGTACGGTTAAGAAAGTTAACCGCGACAACATCATCATCGACCTAGGTAACAATGCTGAAGGCGTTATTTATCGCGACGACATGTTACCCCGTGAAACATTCCGTCCAGGCGATCGCGTACGCGGTTTACTGTACGTAATTCGTCCAGAAGCGCGTGGTGCACAACTTTTTGTTAGCCGTACGCATCCAGACATGCTAGTGGAACTATTCCGCCTAGAAGTCCCAGAGATTGCAGAAGAAACGCTTGAAATTAAATCTGCGGCTCGTGATCCAGGTTCAAGAGCGAAAATTGCCGTTAAAACTAACGACAAACGCTTAGACCCTGTGGGTGCATGCGTAGGTATGCGTGGTTCACGTGTGCAAGCGGTATCCGGTGAACTTGGCGGTGAGCGTGTTGATATCGTGCTTTGGGACGAAAACGCAGCTCAGTTTGTGATTAACGCCATGGCGCCGGCAGAAGTTGCCTCTATCGTGGTTGATGAAGACAGTCACACCATGGACGTTGCTGTGGAAGCCGATAATTTAGCACAAGCTATTGGCCGTAGTGGTCAAAACGTGCGTTTAGCAAGTCAGCTTACCGGCTGGGAGCTAAACGTAATGACAGTGGACGACTTAAACAAAAAACACGAAGAAGAAAATGCCAAAGTGCTTAACCTATTTACCACTGGGTTAGACATTGATGAAGATTTTGCCTCTGTGTTGGTTGATGAAGGTTTTACCACGTTAGAAGAAGTGGCTTACGTGCCAGCAAGCGAACTTCTTGCTGTTGACGGTTTAGATGAAGATACCGTTGAAGAATTGCGTAACCGTGCACGTGCTTTCCTAACAACCCGTGCATTAGCAACAGAAGAATCGCTAGAAGGCGCAGAGCCTACCGAAGCCTTACTAGGCCTTGAAGGAATGAGTAAACACGTGGCCTATGTGTTGGCCAGCCGCGGCATTACCGACCTTGAAGAACTGGCCGAGCAAGGCACAGATGAGATAAGTGATATTGATGAACTCGACGAAGAAAAAGCGGGCAAGCTAATTATGGCGGCACGTAATATCGTTTGGTTCAATGAAGAATAA
- a CDS encoding response regulator has protein sequence MLRQLSEPTLLLVDDEPVNLRVLKQLLASDYQLIFAKNGEEAIRLAAARQPNLILLDIMMPGITGYEVCKTLKANKETQHIPIIFVTALNDEHDEAEGFEVGAVDYITKPISPSVVKARVKTHLSLVQSEELMRTRLQVVQRLGRAAEYKDNETGMHVMRMSHYSKILATAYGFNEEKAEILLHAAPMHDIGKIGIADSIMLKPGKLTDEEFAEMKKHPEIGAEILGECDSDLLKVAKSVSLTHHEKWDGTGYPNGLKGEDIPIEGRICAVADVFDALTSKRPYKEAWSVEKTLDFMDSQKGKHFDPALITLLHQNLDAILEIKNKWVDED, from the coding sequence ATGTTACGACAATTATCGGAACCCACGCTTTTATTAGTCGATGATGAGCCAGTAAACCTTCGTGTGCTAAAGCAACTGTTAGCTTCAGATTATCAACTTATTTTCGCTAAAAATGGCGAGGAAGCTATTCGCTTAGCGGCTGCACGACAGCCGAACCTAATTCTTCTTGATATTATGATGCCTGGTATCACGGGCTATGAAGTGTGTAAAACCCTAAAAGCGAACAAAGAAACTCAGCATATCCCAATTATTTTTGTCACCGCGCTAAACGATGAACACGATGAGGCTGAAGGCTTTGAGGTAGGAGCGGTAGATTACATAACGAAGCCAATCTCACCGTCTGTGGTTAAAGCTCGTGTGAAAACCCATTTGTCGTTAGTCCAGTCTGAAGAGCTTATGCGCACTAGGCTACAAGTTGTGCAACGGTTAGGGCGCGCCGCAGAATACAAAGACAATGAAACCGGTATGCACGTGATGCGAATGAGTCATTATTCAAAAATTCTAGCCACGGCTTATGGTTTCAATGAAGAGAAAGCCGAAATATTGCTTCATGCTGCGCCCATGCATGACATCGGTAAAATTGGTATCGCCGACAGCATTATGCTTAAACCCGGTAAACTGACTGATGAAGAATTTGCCGAAATGAAAAAGCACCCAGAGATAGGCGCGGAAATACTCGGCGAATGCGATTCAGACTTACTTAAAGTGGCAAAGTCCGTGTCTTTAACTCACCATGAAAAGTGGGATGGGACAGGTTACCCCAATGGTCTTAAAGGTGAAGATATTCCTATTGAGGGGCGTATTTGTGCGGTGGCGGATGTGTTTGATGCGCTGACAAGTAAACGCCCTTATAAGGAGGCATGGAGTGTAGAGAAAACCTTAGACTTTATGGACAGTCAGAAAGGCAAGCACTTCGATCCTGCGTTGATAACCTTGCTGCACCAAAACTTAGACGCCATCCTCGAGATTAAAAATAAGTGGGTTGATGAAGACTAA
- the rimP gene encoding ribosome maturation factor RimP, which yields MAKLEEKLTEMLEPGVEALGFELVGIEFVRAGKHSILRVFIDHENGITVDDCADVSHQVSAILDVEDPISTEYNLEVSSPGMDRPLFKEKHYVDSIGEIVQVRLSMPMDDRRNFKGKVLACENGIVSIEVDGQQFQLAVANIEKGNVVPTFD from the coding sequence TTGGCGAAACTTGAAGAAAAACTAACCGAAATGCTAGAGCCGGGTGTTGAAGCACTGGGTTTTGAGTTGGTTGGCATCGAGTTTGTACGAGCGGGGAAACATTCGATTCTTCGTGTTTTTATTGATCATGAAAACGGTATTACCGTAGATGATTGTGCAGATGTTAGTCATCAAGTAAGCGCAATTTTGGATGTTGAAGATCCAATTAGCACCGAATACAACTTAGAAGTGTCTTCACCTGGTATGGACAGACCGCTTTTTAAAGAAAAGCATTATGTTGATTCAATTGGTGAAATCGTTCAGGTTCGATTATCAATGCCGATGGATGATAGACGTAATTTTAAGGGCAAAGTGCTGGCATGCGAAAATGGCATAGTCAGTATCGAAGTGGATGGCCAGCAGTTCCAGTTAGCTGTGGCTAATATCGAAAAAGGTAACGTTGTTCCCACTTTCGATTAA
- the rbfA gene encoding 30S ribosome-binding factor RbfA: protein MAREFSRTDRVAQQVHKEVASILQNEYKHRVGEMPLITVSDVDVSRDLAHAKIFVTIYNSTEEEGKAQIKQLAEYKKFIRSILAKRIRMRSVPDLHFFEDKSIIEGMRISNLVSQTIAKDESKRDTDESEEQE, encoded by the coding sequence ATGGCCCGTGAATTTTCACGTACCGATAGGGTAGCGCAACAGGTTCATAAAGAAGTTGCCAGCATCCTACAAAATGAATATAAGCACCGTGTTGGTGAAATGCCACTGATTACTGTGTCTGATGTAGATGTATCGAGAGATTTAGCGCACGCTAAAATTTTCGTCACCATTTACAACAGTACAGAAGAAGAGGGTAAAGCGCAGATTAAACAACTTGCCGAATATAAGAAATTTATTCGCAGTATTTTAGCCAAGCGTATCCGTATGCGCTCAGTGCCCGATCTTCATTTCTTTGAAGACAAATCTATTATAGAGGGTATGCGTATTTCTAACCTTGTGTCTCAGACTATCGCTAAAGATGAGTCTAAACGCGATACAGACGAGTCAGAAGAGCAGGAGTAA